From Terriglobia bacterium, a single genomic window includes:
- a CDS encoding response regulator transcription factor, translated as MNKAHILLVEDEANLRRTVSDLLKSDGYTVQSSGDGLEAQQLAMSQPFDLIILDVMLPSKNGFDVCRHLRKNGVNTPILMLTARTELNNKVLGFKAGGDDYLTKPFDTPELQARVEALLRRAPAASRPELKTYEFDGIHVDFTKGRVIKHGKSTDLGERECRLLRYLVERKGSVLSRDELLQEVWGYKSIPLTRTVDVHVAWLRQKIEDDPKNPQYIVTVHGQGYRFSG; from the coding sequence ATGAACAAAGCGCATATCCTTCTGGTCGAAGACGAAGCCAACCTCCGGCGCACCGTTTCCGACCTTTTAAAGAGTGACGGCTACACGGTTCAAAGTTCCGGCGATGGCCTCGAAGCCCAGCAACTGGCGATGTCCCAGCCGTTCGATCTCATCATCCTCGACGTGATGCTGCCGTCGAAGAACGGCTTCGATGTCTGCCGCCATCTGCGAAAGAACGGCGTCAATACCCCGATCCTCATGCTTACAGCCCGGACCGAGTTGAACAACAAGGTTCTGGGTTTTAAAGCCGGCGGCGATGACTACCTGACCAAACCGTTCGACACGCCCGAACTTCAGGCCCGGGTTGAAGCGCTGCTGCGGCGCGCGCCGGCCGCTTCGCGCCCGGAGCTGAAGACATATGAATTCGACGGCATCCACGTCGACTTCACAAAAGGGCGTGTCATCAAACACGGCAAATCCACCGACCTCGGTGAACGGGAGTGCCGGCTGCTCCGCTATCTTGTCGAACGGAAGGGCTCGGTTCTTTCGCGCGATGAACTGCTCCAGGAAGTCTGGGGTTACAAGTCGATCCCGCTGACCCGCACCGTCGATGTCCATGTCGCCTGGCTCCGCCAGAAAATCGAAGACGATCCGAAGAATCCCCAATACATCGTCACCGTCCACGGCCAGGGCTACCGCTTTTCGGGCTGA